The Mucilaginibacter mallensis genome has a segment encoding these proteins:
- a CDS encoding CPBP family intramembrane glutamic endopeptidase encodes MPEPIRTDDIPDGITIHIDEKVNIRRFNTLMISGIALAIMLYPFLSLLFLSPMQDLLYRLIFSRFLIWAVLGILYLYARYGEMQPFLLWKEEKYDALFYIKAIVGVYLLCFASALAAHIPAWLGLHENNSILHKMGVIMQQYPVLLVFAAITAGITEELVFRGYILSRLSLFFKNRHWPVLISAALFSFMHLGYKTVSELLFSFLIGVVMAYHYQKYRNIKVVIIVHFLVDVIAMSLFRGHR; translated from the coding sequence ATGCCTGAACCTATACGCACAGATGATATCCCGGATGGCATAACTATTCATATCGATGAAAAAGTTAACATCCGTCGTTTCAATACGTTAATGATAAGTGGTATCGCATTGGCTATAATGCTGTACCCTTTTCTTTCCCTGCTTTTTTTATCACCCATGCAAGATCTGCTGTACAGGCTCATCTTTTCCCGGTTTTTGATATGGGCGGTTCTGGGCATACTTTATCTGTATGCACGTTATGGCGAAATGCAGCCATTCCTACTGTGGAAGGAAGAAAAATACGATGCTCTATTTTACATAAAAGCGATTGTTGGTGTTTACCTGCTATGCTTTGCATCGGCATTAGCTGCGCATATACCGGCATGGCTGGGTCTGCATGAGAATAATAGCATATTACATAAAATGGGTGTTATTATGCAGCAATATCCCGTTTTGTTGGTGTTTGCCGCAATAACCGCAGGTATTACCGAAGAACTTGTTTTTAGAGGCTACATATTAAGCCGGTTATCGCTATTCTTTAAAAACAGGCATTGGCCGGTATTGATATCTGCAGCCTTATTTTCCTTTATGCATTTAGGCTATAAAACTGTTAGTGAATTGCTCTTTAGCTTTTTAATAGGTGTTGTTATGGCCTATCATTACCAAAAATACAGGAATATAAAGGTGGTTATTATAGTACATTTTTTGGTAGATGTGATAGCAATGTCATTGTTTAGGGGGCATAGGTAA
- a CDS encoding MutS-related protein has protein sequence MPQHVFELDRQTREDLAIFPNNNGGQSVLGLFDYAITIGGKEKLRDIFLSPLTDAAQIEQRINAIKYFQRTDTTFKPDRIACDCIEYYLKLAQKPTSVSKIKAIERRAMHFIFNNDNDFYTISRGINYSLTFLNDLLHFTAGTANDNLPALLQSFREIINNTLEHPDFSLVKPLYNKQKLSAIDIAKADHLFRYQGYERMKLLLDIVYQLDIFITVSNRAKLFGFSLPVINKSGEQILNFKGLFHPFIKNPVDNDIDFNTAKNICFVTGANMAGKSTFLKSVGISVFLSQLGFPVPATYMETSIFDGLITTINLADNVNQGSSHFYTEVSRVKHVATQMHQSQNVVVIFDELFRGTNVKDAYDASLSIISAFAKLKKGFFMISTHIVEVANDLVDIETINFKYMKTEFENDMPKYSYKLMDGITEERLGMWIVKNEGIVEIIEELLLKK, from the coding sequence ATGCCCCAACACGTATTTGAACTGGACAGACAAACACGTGAAGACCTGGCCATCTTTCCAAACAACAATGGCGGCCAATCTGTATTAGGGCTTTTTGATTACGCAATTACCATTGGTGGTAAAGAAAAGTTAAGAGATATATTTCTTTCTCCTTTAACCGATGCTGCACAAATTGAGCAAAGAATTAACGCGATAAAATACTTTCAACGTACAGATACAACTTTTAAACCCGACAGGATAGCCTGCGATTGTATTGAATATTATTTAAAACTTGCTCAAAAGCCTACTTCGGTATCAAAAATAAAGGCTATTGAGCGCAGGGCAATGCATTTCATCTTCAATAATGATAATGACTTTTATACCATTAGTAGAGGGATAAATTATAGCCTAACTTTTTTGAATGACCTGCTCCATTTTACAGCCGGTACTGCAAATGATAACCTGCCTGCATTACTGCAAAGTTTTCGGGAGATTATAAATAACACCCTTGAACACCCGGATTTTTCGTTGGTTAAACCGCTATATAACAAGCAAAAACTCAGCGCGATAGACATTGCTAAAGCCGATCATTTATTCAGATACCAGGGCTATGAGCGCATGAAATTATTGCTTGATATAGTTTACCAGTTGGATATTTTTATAACTGTAAGCAACAGGGCAAAGCTGTTTGGTTTTTCCCTGCCGGTAATTAATAAGTCAGGTGAGCAAATATTAAATTTCAAGGGGTTATTCCATCCATTTATTAAAAATCCTGTTGATAACGATATTGATTTTAACACAGCCAAAAACATTTGCTTTGTTACCGGGGCAAATATGGCGGGCAAATCAACTTTTTTAAAATCAGTGGGCATTTCAGTTTTCTTATCGCAACTGGGTTTCCCCGTGCCAGCTACTTATATGGAAACCAGCATTTTCGACGGGCTGATAACTACTATCAACCTGGCTGATAACGTTAATCAGGGAAGCAGTCATTTTTATACCGAAGTATCACGGGTAAAGCATGTAGCTACACAAATGCATCAATCACAAAACGTGGTGGTGATATTTGATGAACTGTTCAGGGGTACCAATGTTAAGGATGCTTATGATGCATCCTTGTCAATCATTTCAGCATTTGCAAAACTGAAGAAAGGCTTTTTTATGATCTCAACCCATATTGTTGAAGTTGCCAATGATCTGGTAGATATTGAAACCATCAACTTTAAATATATGAAGACCGAATTTGAAAATGATATGCCCAAATACAGCTACAAACTTATGGATGGAATTACCGAAGAACGACTGGGTATGTGGATAGTAAAAAATGAAGGCATAGTAGAAATTATTGAAGAATTGTTGCTTAAAAAATAA
- the pgmB gene encoding beta-phosphoglucomutase, translated as MNSIKACIFDLDGVIVDTAVYHYKAWKRLANSLGFDFTEEQNEKLKGVSRVRSLELILQWGGITKTAAEQEVLATEKNTWYVEMISHMKPDEILPGAKEFVQACRDAGIKTALGSASKNSMMILEKIGMVDLFDAIIDGNKVSKAKPDPEVFLKGAEAVGVAPADCVVFEDAIAGVEAAIAGGMKAVGIGSPEVLTEANLVISGLDKMSIEKLDEL; from the coding sequence ATGAATAGTATAAAAGCCTGTATTTTTGACCTTGACGGTGTTATTGTTGACACCGCCGTATACCACTACAAAGCCTGGAAACGCCTTGCAAACTCCCTTGGTTTTGATTTTACCGAAGAACAAAACGAAAAACTTAAAGGGGTGAGCCGTGTGCGCTCGCTCGAACTGATATTACAATGGGGCGGTATTACCAAAACTGCTGCTGAGCAGGAAGTACTTGCCACTGAAAAGAACACCTGGTATGTAGAGATGATAAGCCATATGAAGCCTGATGAGATACTGCCGGGGGCAAAAGAATTTGTACAGGCCTGCCGTGATGCAGGTATAAAAACCGCATTGGGTTCGGCCAGTAAAAACTCTATGATGATACTGGAGAAGATAGGTATGGTTGATCTTTTTGATGCTATTATTGATGGCAATAAAGTATCAAAAGCCAAACCCGATCCGGAAGTATTTCTGAAAGGTGCTGAAGCTGTAGGCGTTGCACCTGCTGATTGCGTTGTATTTGAAGATGCCATAGCAGGGGTAGAGGCAGCAATAGCTGGCGGGATGAAAGCGGTGGGCATAGGCTCACCCGAAGTGTTGACTGAGGCTAATTTGGTAATTAGTGGACTGGATAAGATGAGTATTGAGAAGCTGGATGAATTATAA
- a CDS encoding methylmalonyl-CoA mutase family protein, which yields MESVAAYRSKNKIRFVTAASLFDGHDATINIMRRILQSSGAEVIHLGHNRSVEEVVTCAIQEDVQGIALTSYQGGHVEYFKYMYDLLQERGAGHIKIFGGGGGVILPKEIVELQDYGIARIYSPDDGRTMGLQGMINDMLLQCDHPVRTHLNGELKHLNEKDGQSIGALITLAEAGNLTPTLFKRERVSVGKSEAFPFGEDLGGVVLGITGTGGSGKSSLVDELVRRFLMETDKTIAIISVDPSKRKTGGALLGDRIRMNAINSPRVYMRSLATRQANLALSKHVQESIDICKAAGYDLIIVETSGIGQSDTMITDYCDVSLYVMTPEFGAATQLEKIDMLDFADMVAINKFDKRGALDAIRDVRKQYKRNHQLFTAKDDELPIFGTMASQFNDPGMNELFTGLLGVIKVKTGVDLIGPRVETQYFASPPTEKSYIIPPDRVRYLAEIAESSKAYAEWVDEQCTVAIQLYNVQGTIDLLEKHTPNPSQEGNNNVETQYFASKNQKQETQSIASLREIYTHLESHLHPECKRLLNEWPDTVRKYKAENFIYKVRDKEIKQPLFYTSLSQLQIPKIALPKYEAWGDILRWLLTENLPGEFPYTAGVFPLKRDTEDPTRMFAGEGGPERTNKRFHYVSLGQPAHRLSTAFDSVTLYGEDPHIRPDIYGKIGNAGVSIATLDDAKKLYSGFDLCSASTSVSMTINGPAPMLLGFFMNVAIDQQCEKYIREHHLEYAVEAKFKEVYDDKNLSRPYYDSELPAGNDGLGLILLGLTGDQVLPPDIYAKIKAYAIATVRGTVQADILKEDQAQNTCIFSTEFALRMMGDIQQYFIKEKVRNFYSVSISGYHIAEAGANPVTQLAFTLSNGFTYVEYYLSRGMHIDDFAPNLSFFFSNGIDPEYSVIGRVARRIWAKAVKNKYKGNDRSQKLKYHIQTSGRSLHAQEIDFNDIRTTLQALYAIYDNCNSLHTNAYDEAITTPTEESVRRAMAIQLIINRELGLAKNENPLQGSFIIEELTDLVEEAVMTEFKAINDRGGVLGAMETMYQRSKIQEESLYYETLKHNGEYPIVGVNTFLNKKGSPTITPGEVIRATEEEKQYQISTLQAFQQRNEAIVPQLLKELQTKAIAGDNIFESLMEACKYCSLGQISHALYEVGGQYRRNM from the coding sequence ATGGAAAGTGTTGCTGCTTACCGGAGTAAAAATAAAATTCGTTTTGTTACCGCTGCCTCGCTGTTTGATGGGCATGATGCTACTATAAACATTATGCGCCGTATTTTGCAATCGAGCGGTGCCGAGGTGATCCACCTGGGCCATAACCGCAGTGTTGAGGAGGTGGTTACCTGTGCCATACAAGAAGATGTACAGGGCATTGCGCTTACCAGTTACCAGGGCGGCCATGTGGAGTATTTTAAATACATGTATGACTTGCTGCAGGAACGCGGGGCGGGCCATATCAAAATATTTGGCGGCGGCGGTGGGGTAATACTGCCTAAAGAGATTGTCGAATTACAGGATTATGGCATAGCGCGCATTTACTCGCCTGATGATGGCCGCACCATGGGCTTACAGGGTATGATAAACGATATGCTGCTGCAATGTGATCACCCGGTGCGCACGCATTTGAATGGCGAGTTAAAGCATTTGAACGAAAAGGATGGTCAAAGTATTGGGGCATTAATAACACTGGCTGAGGCTGGGAACCTTACCCCAACTCTCTTCAAACGAGAGAGAGTTAGTGTGGGAAAAAGTGAAGCCTTCCCCTTTGGGGAGGATTTAGGTGGGGTTGTTTTAGGCATTACAGGCACCGGTGGCTCAGGAAAATCATCACTGGTGGATGAATTGGTGCGGCGTTTTTTGATGGAGACGGATAAAACCATCGCCATTATATCAGTCGACCCAAGCAAAAGAAAAACAGGCGGCGCATTGCTGGGTGATAGGATAAGAATGAACGCCATTAACTCGCCGAGGGTTTATATGCGCTCGCTGGCTACCCGGCAGGCTAACCTGGCTTTGAGCAAACATGTACAGGAGTCGATTGATATCTGCAAGGCTGCCGGTTATGATCTGATTATAGTAGAAACAAGCGGAATAGGCCAGAGCGACACCATGATAACCGATTATTGTGATGTATCACTATATGTAATGACACCTGAATTTGGCGCGGCCACACAACTGGAAAAGATAGATATGCTGGATTTCGCTGATATGGTGGCCATCAATAAATTCGATAAACGTGGCGCGCTGGATGCTATACGCGATGTGCGTAAACAATATAAGCGCAATCACCAGTTGTTTACTGCCAAGGATGATGAGCTGCCGATATTCGGCACCATGGCATCGCAGTTTAATGATCCGGGGATGAACGAACTGTTTACGGGGCTGCTTGGGGTGATAAAAGTTAAGACTGGAGTTGATTTGATTGGCCCCCGTGTAGAAACTCAATATTTTGCATCTCCCCCAACTGAGAAAAGCTATATCATTCCTCCCGACAGGGTAAGATATTTGGCTGAAATTGCAGAAAGCAGCAAGGCTTATGCTGAATGGGTAGATGAGCAGTGTACGGTTGCTATACAGCTATATAATGTGCAGGGGACGATAGATCTGTTGGAAAAACACACCCCTAACCCCTCTCAAGAGGGGAACAACAATGTAGAGACGCAATACTTTGCGTCTAAAAACCAAAAGCAGGAGACGCAAAGTATTGCGTCTCTACGGGAGATTTATACACACTTAGAAAGCCACCTGCACCCGGAATGTAAACGTTTATTGAATGAATGGCCGGATACCGTAAGGAAATACAAGGCCGAAAATTTTATATATAAGGTACGCGATAAGGAGATAAAACAACCTTTGTTTTACACTTCATTATCACAATTACAGATCCCTAAAATAGCCCTGCCGAAGTATGAGGCCTGGGGAGATATTTTGCGCTGGCTGCTGACTGAGAATTTGCCGGGCGAATTTCCTTATACAGCAGGTGTGTTTCCGCTAAAGCGGGATACGGAAGATCCTACCCGCATGTTTGCGGGTGAGGGCGGACCGGAGCGCACGAATAAACGATTTCATTATGTATCACTCGGTCAGCCTGCGCACAGGCTGAGCACTGCCTTTGATTCGGTTACATTATATGGCGAGGATCCGCATATCAGGCCTGACATTTATGGCAAAATTGGCAATGCGGGTGTAAGTATAGCCACGCTGGATGATGCCAAGAAACTATATTCCGGCTTTGATCTTTGCAGTGCATCAACATCCGTAAGCATGACCATTAACGGCCCCGCCCCTATGCTGCTTGGCTTTTTTATGAATGTAGCTATAGATCAGCAGTGTGAAAAATATATCCGGGAACATCACCTGGAGTATGCGGTGGAGGCGAAGTTTAAGGAGGTATATGATGACAAAAATCTTTCCCGCCCTTATTACGATAGTGAACTCCCCGCTGGTAACGATGGCCTGGGTTTAATACTCCTCGGCCTAACCGGCGATCAGGTACTGCCTCCTGATATCTACGCAAAAATTAAAGCTTACGCCATAGCTACAGTGCGCGGCACCGTACAGGCAGATATTTTAAAGGAAGACCAGGCGCAGAATACCTGCATTTTTAGTACGGAGTTCGCGCTGCGGATGATGGGCGATATACAACAATATTTTATTAAGGAGAAAGTAAGGAACTTTTACTCGGTATCCATATCAGGCTATCATATTGCTGAAGCCGGGGCAAATCCTGTTACGCAATTGGCGTTTACACTATCTAATGGTTTTACTTATGTAGAGTATTACCTGAGCCGGGGCATGCATATTGATGATTTCGCGCCAAATCTGTCGTTCTTTTTTTCCAATGGTATTGATCCGGAATATTCGGTGATCGGTAGAGTTGCCCGCAGAATTTGGGCCAAGGCGGTTAAGAATAAATACAAGGGTAACGATCGTTCGCAAAAGTTGAAATATCATATCCAAACCAGCGGCAGGTCGCTGCATGCGCAGGAGATAGATTTTAATGACATCCGCACTACATTGCAGGCTTTGTATGCTATTTATGACAATTGCAACTCACTGCACACCAATGCTTATGACGAGGCCATCACCACCCCTACCGAGGAATCCGTTCGCAGGGCCATGGCCATACAGCTTATCATAAATCGTGAACTGGGACTGGCAAAAAATGAGAACCCATTGCAGGGCTCTTTCATAATTGAAGAACTTACCGACCTGGTTGAAGAAGCCGTGATGACCGAATTTAAAGCGATTAACGATCGTGGCGGGGTATTAGGCGCTATGGAAACCATGTACCAGCGCAGTAAAATACAGGAAGAATCATTATACTATGAAACCCTTAAACATAACGGTGAATACCCCATTGTAGGCGTTAACACATTCCTCAACAAAAAAGGCTCACCAACCATTACACCAGGCGAAGTGATCAGGGCTACTGAAGAGGAAAAGCAATACCAGATCAGCACACTGCAAGCTTTTCAACAGCGTAACGAAGCCATTGTACCGCAACTGTTAAAAGAGCTGCAAACCAAAGCCATTGCCGGCGACAATATTTTTGAAAGCCTGATGGAAGCCTGTAAATACTGCTCATTAGGGCAGATATCACATGCTTTGTATGAGGTTGGCGGGCAGTATAGGCGGAATATGTAA